A genome region from Gossypium hirsutum isolate 1008001.06 chromosome A04, Gossypium_hirsutum_v2.1, whole genome shotgun sequence includes the following:
- the LOC107899492 gene encoding zinc finger protein ZAT5, with translation MVMEGQQEVVLCKDELQIIKGKRTKRPRPVSPLTLATASTTTTSTGGESRTSNDDSSITTSVEPPESCWEDEENMAYCLMLLAQGQTRKPSEPTGKTAGMNVHQCKTCNRCFPSFQALGGHRASHKKPKLHSEENTKWLKFVKEDDDRNTTLSLQITSKAPALCNGTKSKVHECSICGAEFSSGQALGGHMRRHRTSTNATTTVGTSTSGETEDLSSNKPTTVLQLDLNLPAPEDDRHNESNFPFTETINLCYC, from the coding sequence ATGGTGATGGAGGGTCAGCAGGAAGTTGTTCTTTGTAAAGATGAGTTGCAGATCATCAAAGGGAAGCGTACGAAGCGTCCGAGGCCTGTGTCCCCACTGACTTTAGCGACAGCTTCAACCACAACGACTTCCACTGGCGGTGAAAGTAGAACAAGTAATGATGATTCCAGCATAACCACATCTGTTGAGCCACCTGAAAGCTGTTGGGAAgatgaagaaaacatggcttatTGTTTAATGCTCTTGGCTCAAGGTCAAACAAGGAAACCATCGGAGCCAACAGGTAAGACGGCCGGGATGAATGTTCACCAGTGCAAGACATGTAATCGGTGCTTCCCGTCATTCCAGGCGCTTGGCGGACATAGAGCCAGCCACAAGAAACCGAAGCTTCATAGTGAAGAAAACACTAAATGGTTGAAGTTTGTGAAAGAGGATGATGACAGGAATACAACCCTTTCACTTCAAATAACCAGTAAGGCTCCTGCTTTATGCAACGGCACCAAATCCAAAGTTCATGAGTGTTCCATATGTGGGGCTGAGTTCTCTTCAGGACAAGCTCTTGGGGGTCACATGAGGAGGCATAGGACATCTACTAACGCTACAACAACGGTTGGAACAAGCACCAGTGGTGAAACAGAAGATCTGTCGTCCAACAAACCAACAACTGTGCTGCAATTGGATCTTAATCTTCCTGCCCCGGAAGATGATCGTCACAATGAATCGAATTTCCCGTTCACCGAAACCATCAATTTATGTTATTGTTAA